The Pochonia chlamydosporia 170 chromosome Unknown PCv3seq00017, whole genome shotgun sequence genome includes a window with the following:
- a CDS encoding cupin superfamily protein (similar to Cordyceps militaris CM01 XP_006674476.1), which yields MLLQNLYTVIAALAFLSTESLATTSKPIDQRKAQEIVKQLNLQPNPEKGYYAQTFEDPDKVNNRSVSTLIYYLLEGSAGDSKWHRVDAAEVWHYYAGAPLTLSLSQDDGLPVEKHVLGADIFNKQAPQVVIPKDTWQSARSGGSWTLVGTTVAPGFVTSGYEIAPPGWKPKGSS from the exons ATGCTTCTACAGAACCTCTACACCGTCATCGCAGCACTAGCGTTCCTTTCCACAGAGAGTCTCGCGACAACGTCGAAGCCAATTGACCAGCGCAAGGCGCAGGAGATAGTGAAACAGCTGAATCTCCAACCAAACCCTGAAAAGGGCTACTACGCGCAGACATTCGAAGACCCAGATAAAGTCAACAACCGATCCGTTAGCACACTCATCTACTACCTACTTGAGGGTTCTGCAGGAGACTCAAAATGGCACCGCGTTGACGCTGCAGAGGTATGGCACTATTACGCTGGCGCACCACTTACTCTTTCGTTGTCGCAAGATGATGGCTTGCCAGTTGAAAAGCATGTTCTTGGGGCggacatcttcaacaagcagGCTCCACAGGTTGTAATTCCCAAAGATACGTGGCAAAGCGCACGGTCTGGTGGATCATGGACCTTGGTTGGAACTACTG TTGCGCCTGGCTTTGTCACAAGTGGTTATGAAATCGCACCACCAGGCTGGAAGCCAAAGGGCTCTTCTTAG